One Turneriella parva DSM 21527 genomic region harbors:
- a CDS encoding glycosyltransferase family 2 protein, translating into MHADVNSESPRVSVVMPVFNAAEWLRETCSGILSQTMADFELVAVDDASSDKSYEILESAARDDSRIRLMRSPQKGIVAALNYGIAESRGRYVARMDADDIMPTRRLELQADFLDRHAHIALVTGKIVYLGDAALNAGYARYVDWLNTFQTSNDFADRRFIESPVAHPSVMLRREVLRADPYRHGDFPEDYDLWLRLLQAGLSFSTVAEPVLHWRDHGARASRTDARYDIEKFYIHKSGFLAEWLRQRGLNKVVVWSGGRRTRRRIDALRAHAITIDQFIDVHPRRVGQVIQGVQVVSPESFFAGPKKFVVVYVSSRGAREAIVTSLNENGYTEGSNFICAS; encoded by the coding sequence GTGCATGCCGATGTAAACAGCGAATCGCCCCGGGTGAGCGTTGTGATGCCGGTTTTTAATGCCGCTGAATGGCTGCGTGAAACCTGCTCGGGCATTCTGAGCCAGACAATGGCCGACTTTGAGCTCGTCGCAGTCGATGATGCGAGCAGCGACAAGAGTTATGAAATTCTTGAATCCGCCGCCAGAGACGATTCACGCATTCGGCTTATGCGCTCCCCGCAAAAGGGCATCGTCGCCGCCTTGAATTACGGCATCGCCGAGTCGCGCGGTCGCTATGTCGCGCGCATGGACGCCGATGACATCATGCCCACGCGACGGCTCGAGCTGCAGGCAGACTTTCTCGATAGGCATGCGCATATAGCTCTCGTCACGGGCAAGATCGTCTACCTGGGCGATGCGGCACTCAATGCGGGTTACGCGCGCTATGTCGACTGGCTGAACACTTTTCAGACAAGCAACGATTTTGCAGACCGGCGGTTCATTGAATCTCCTGTGGCGCATCCGTCGGTTATGCTCCGTCGCGAAGTGCTCAGGGCTGACCCTTACCGCCACGGCGATTTTCCCGAAGACTACGACCTGTGGCTTCGCCTGCTGCAGGCAGGCCTGTCTTTTAGCACGGTTGCAGAGCCGGTGCTCCACTGGCGTGACCACGGCGCGCGAGCATCACGCACTGATGCGCGCTATGACATTGAGAAATTCTACATACACAAATCAGGTTTTCTCGCCGAGTGGCTTAGGCAGCGGGGGCTAAACAAAGTGGTTGTCTGGTCGGGGGGCCGCCGCACACGCAGGCGCATCGACGCGTTGAGGGCGCACGCTATCACGATCGACCAGTTCATCGACGTGCATCCGCGTCGGGTGGGGCAGGTGATACAGGGGGTTCAAGTCGTCTCACCCGAGTCTTTTTTCGCCGGGCCGAAGAAATTTGTTGTCGTCTACGTGTCTTCGCGCGGCGCCCGCGAAGCCATCGTCACGTCGCTCAATGAAAACGGTTATACCGAAGGTTCAAATTTTATTTGCGCCTCTTGA
- a CDS encoding VOC family protein, whose amino-acid sequence MPTEVIGIDHVYFSVRSLEISEAYYDTVLGEILGFRKNSFHLNKNPHVQYFNRHFGFVIRQARAEGDFNSESAGLHHFCLRVNNEEDVDRAAAAMRQAGITVSIPAYHREYAPDYYAIFFTDPDGLRLEITNFRQERRDRMDNW is encoded by the coding sequence ATGCCCACTGAAGTTATTGGTATCGATCACGTTTATTTTTCGGTGCGTTCACTCGAAATTTCAGAAGCGTACTACGACACGGTGCTCGGCGAGATTCTGGGCTTTCGCAAAAACTCTTTTCACCTCAATAAAAATCCGCATGTGCAATATTTCAACCGCCATTTCGGCTTCGTGATTCGCCAGGCCAGGGCCGAGGGCGATTTCAACAGCGAAAGCGCAGGGCTGCACCACTTTTGCCTGCGCGTCAATAATGAAGAGGATGTCGACCGGGCAGCGGCGGCGATGCGCCAGGCGGGCATTACTGTGTCGATACCGGCCTATCACCGTGAGTACGCGCCAGATTACTATGCAATCTTCTTCACCGACCCTGATGGTTTAAGGCTCGAGATCACGAACTTCAGGCAAGAGCGGCGCGACCGCATGGATAACTGGTAG
- the tyrS gene encoding tyrosine--tRNA ligase yields the protein MAAPAPAHIELPAELESQFQELTRGIEEVLPVNEFRKKLLDSYTKKVPLRVKAGFDPTAPDLHLGHAVLIQKLRQFQNFGHHVLFLIGDYTAMIGDPTGKSETRKVLSREEVEKNALTYKEQVFKILDPQKTEIVFNSAWLDTLKLEDMLHLTGKYTVARMLERDDFSKRYAAGQPISLVEFMYPLMQGYDSVALKSDIELGGTDQKFNLLVGRDLQGQYNQAQQCVMMTPLLVGLDGVKKMSKSLGNYIGIQEAPADVYGKLMSISDELMLNYYTLLSNRSIEDIARIKTGLADGSLHPKQAKADLAREITARFTSDSIAAATADEWNKVHNPKERGVPQDMPEFRYSKGSQLTQIIKDAGLAPSNSEARRMVEQKSIYRVEADGSEMVLTDFKMPVSEDFILRAGKRKFVKLVS from the coding sequence ATGGCAGCACCCGCACCCGCACACATTGAATTACCCGCAGAGCTTGAATCGCAGTTTCAAGAGCTGACGCGCGGCATTGAAGAGGTTTTGCCGGTCAATGAGTTTCGCAAAAAACTGCTCGATAGCTACACCAAAAAGGTGCCACTACGGGTAAAGGCGGGGTTCGACCCCACCGCGCCCGACCTGCACCTCGGCCATGCGGTGCTGATACAGAAACTGCGCCAGTTTCAGAACTTTGGGCACCACGTTTTATTTCTCATTGGCGATTACACCGCGATGATTGGTGACCCAACGGGCAAATCAGAGACGCGCAAGGTCTTGAGCCGCGAAGAGGTTGAGAAGAACGCGCTCACCTATAAAGAACAGGTGTTTAAAATTCTCGACCCGCAAAAGACAGAGATTGTTTTTAATTCTGCCTGGCTGGACACGCTGAAGCTCGAAGACATGCTGCACCTTACCGGCAAATATACCGTTGCGCGTATGCTCGAGCGAGACGACTTCTCGAAGCGTTACGCTGCCGGCCAGCCGATCTCGCTCGTCGAATTTATGTATCCGCTCATGCAGGGTTACGATTCGGTCGCGCTCAAGAGTGACATCGAACTCGGCGGCACCGACCAGAAGTTTAACCTGCTCGTCGGCCGCGACCTGCAGGGGCAATACAATCAGGCACAGCAGTGCGTCATGATGACGCCGCTCTTGGTCGGTCTCGACGGCGTGAAAAAAATGTCGAAGTCGCTCGGCAACTACATTGGCATTCAAGAAGCACCTGCCGATGTCTATGGAAAACTGATGAGTATCAGCGATGAGCTGATGCTCAACTATTATACGTTGCTTTCGAACAGGTCAATTGAGGATATCGCACGCATCAAAACCGGCCTCGCCGATGGCAGCCTGCACCCCAAACAGGCAAAAGCTGATCTCGCGCGCGAAATCACCGCGCGCTTTACTTCAGACTCAATCGCGGCCGCAACCGCCGATGAATGGAATAAGGTCCATAACCCGAAAGAACGGGGTGTGCCGCAAGACATGCCTGAATTTCGTTACAGCAAAGGCAGCCAGCTCACTCAGATCATCAAAGATGCAGGCCTTGCTCCCTCAAATTCAGAAGCGCGGCGCATGGTTGAGCAGAAATCGATCTACCGTGTCGAAGCAGATGGCAGTGAAATGGTGCTGACAGATTTCAAGATGCCGGTTAGCGAAGATTTTATTTTGCGCGCCGGTAAACGCAAGTTCGTAAAACTTGTTTCATGA
- a CDS encoding MFS transporter, producing MSGISRAAKAAILVSALGYFVDIYDLLLFGIVRVPSLRTLGVPDAAMKEVGATLLNYQMFGMLLGGIFWGVLGDKKGRLSVLFGSIFLYSVANLANAFVDRTGSVETGLLAYQWLRLIAGIGLAGELGAGITLVSELMPADKRGYGTMVVAGFGILGAVAATLIGDIFPWQTAYIIGGVMGLMLLIMRIGVYESGMYEQTAEANVKRGDFLYLFTSGERFMKYLRSILIGVPLWFAVGILIIFSKEFGVALGATFTVNPGYAIGFMYGGLSLGDFLTGYLSQRLGSRRMVVFVCQLINVALITVYLLSRDFGPVYFYTLCVVLGLANGYWAVFVTIAAEQFGTNLRATVATTVPNFVRGSVPLLTTAFLYLDKEVFAHGAVNSAQGMVPAAFIVGGIALALGVWAILTMPETHGKDLNYHE from the coding sequence ATGTCTGGTATTTCGCGCGCCGCCAAAGCGGCGATTCTCGTTTCAGCCCTAGGCTATTTCGTCGATATCTACGACCTTTTGCTCTTCGGCATCGTGCGCGTACCGTCGCTCAGAACCCTCGGCGTGCCCGATGCGGCCATGAAAGAAGTCGGAGCTACCCTGTTAAACTACCAGATGTTCGGCATGCTGCTCGGCGGCATTTTCTGGGGCGTGCTCGGCGACAAAAAGGGCCGGCTCTCGGTACTCTTCGGATCCATCTTTCTCTATTCGGTCGCGAATCTCGCGAACGCATTCGTCGACCGCACGGGCTCGGTTGAAACGGGCCTCTTGGCGTACCAGTGGCTGCGCCTCATTGCCGGCATTGGCCTTGCGGGTGAACTTGGCGCGGGAATCACGCTTGTGAGCGAACTCATGCCCGCAGACAAACGCGGTTACGGCACCATGGTCGTCGCCGGTTTCGGAATTCTCGGCGCGGTTGCTGCGACCCTCATCGGTGATATTTTTCCCTGGCAGACGGCCTACATCATCGGCGGCGTGATGGGACTCATGCTGCTCATCATGCGCATCGGCGTCTATGAATCGGGCATGTACGAACAAACCGCCGAGGCCAATGTCAAACGCGGCGACTTTTTGTATCTGTTCACGTCGGGTGAACGGTTCATGAAATACCTGCGCTCAATATTGATCGGCGTACCGCTCTGGTTTGCGGTCGGCATTCTGATTATCTTCTCCAAAGAATTCGGCGTCGCACTCGGCGCGACTTTCACCGTAAACCCCGGCTATGCCATCGGCTTCATGTATGGCGGATTATCGCTGGGCGACTTTCTCACAGGTTACCTCAGCCAGAGACTCGGCAGCCGGCGCATGGTGGTATTTGTCTGCCAGCTCATTAACGTCGCGCTCATTACGGTCTATCTGCTCTCACGCGATTTCGGCCCGGTCTACTTCTACACACTCTGCGTCGTGCTCGGCCTCGCGAACGGCTACTGGGCAGTTTTTGTAACAATCGCCGCCGAACAGTTCGGCACCAATCTGCGCGCTACAGTCGCCACCACGGTACCCAACTTTGTACGCGGATCGGTGCCGCTTTTAACCACTGCTTTTTTATACCTCGATAAAGAAGTTTTCGCTCACGGCGCCGTGAACAGCGCGCAGGGCATGGTACCCGCGGCGTTTATTGTCGGCGGCATTGCGCTGGCGCTGGGTGTTTGGGCGATTCTCACGATGCCTGAAACGCATGGGAAAGATTTGAATTATCATGAGTAA
- a CDS encoding ankyrin repeat domain-containing protein, which produces MRILLLTIAIPLLNLAALTYKTRSGEADLDFQFDVPPGWESYTGLRKASRYASFHTRDNDGHASIEVYSYRADNANLDHLLLQQRARLSVAFDKVYLQSASPAFSREQVRRQVWTAYRGKTQYKLVTSFIKTEDRVLKIFCIATAKSYRRFESAFENSLLSFGFADGKIGADAERAESTRAEAISVPTAKPTQKPQVLAAQPAKKSLPPNPAATKHLLTAVKGRDLPGVRRAVEQKADVNIIDADGNSPLTYAVEQHDEQLIQFLREHGALDAAAGRRMLIAIAENNQPRFYGALDESPNPNFADKNGNTPLIVAAAYGNAEITQILLDMKVDVNAVDRDGYSALFYAVQEGHMRVLEKLVGAGAEVNLKSRFGFTPLHVAALRGQQKAVERLIRSGANVNAIASGGGTAAYWAALGKHDEIVALLTRAGAADPVFNRELAEAALTNDVVRAEKALRSPSVNIDMADFEGHSALFYALNANATAVAKLLIESGSRADQRSREGYTPLMVAAAQGDAALVQLLLKDRKTLDARDRLGRTALMLAAWKGHTAVVERLLAAKADLNAQDKDGWSPLMFAAFAGQSETARLLINARAKTRLKNSSMMTAADIASQQGALPIAQAIQAAR; this is translated from the coding sequence ATGCGTATTCTATTGCTGACGATCGCTATTCCCCTGCTCAACCTGGCCGCATTAACGTACAAGACGCGTTCGGGCGAGGCCGATCTCGATTTTCAGTTCGATGTGCCCCCGGGGTGGGAGAGTTATACAGGCCTGCGCAAGGCCTCGCGCTATGCGTCGTTTCATACCAGAGATAATGATGGGCATGCATCGATCGAAGTCTATTCATACCGCGCCGATAACGCCAACCTCGACCATCTGTTGTTGCAACAACGTGCACGGCTTTCCGTTGCATTCGACAAAGTGTATTTGCAGAGCGCATCGCCTGCATTCAGCCGCGAGCAGGTTCGCCGCCAGGTCTGGACTGCGTACCGCGGTAAGACGCAGTACAAACTGGTGACCTCGTTCATCAAAACAGAAGACCGTGTGCTCAAAATATTCTGTATCGCAACCGCGAAGAGTTACCGGCGATTTGAATCAGCGTTTGAGAATTCATTACTGTCTTTTGGGTTTGCAGACGGCAAAATAGGTGCGGATGCAGAACGTGCTGAATCCACACGGGCAGAGGCAATATCTGTACCCACAGCCAAACCGACCCAAAAACCTCAGGTACTGGCAGCCCAGCCTGCCAAAAAATCGCTGCCACCCAACCCGGCTGCGACCAAACACTTGCTGACTGCCGTTAAGGGCCGCGATCTGCCCGGTGTCAGGCGTGCAGTCGAACAAAAGGCCGACGTGAACATTATCGACGCAGACGGTAATTCGCCGCTAACCTATGCCGTTGAGCAACACGACGAGCAACTGATACAGTTCTTGCGCGAGCATGGCGCGCTCGATGCTGCGGCAGGCAGGCGCATGCTGATTGCAATCGCGGAGAATAACCAGCCGCGGTTTTACGGCGCCCTCGACGAAAGCCCGAACCCAAACTTCGCCGATAAGAATGGCAACACACCGCTGATTGTCGCGGCAGCGTATGGCAATGCCGAGATCACGCAGATTCTGCTCGATATGAAAGTCGACGTCAATGCGGTCGACCGCGACGGCTATTCGGCTCTCTTCTATGCCGTGCAAGAAGGTCATATGCGGGTGCTCGAAAAGCTTGTGGGTGCTGGCGCCGAAGTTAATCTCAAGAGCCGGTTTGGATTCACGCCCCTCCATGTCGCCGCATTGCGCGGGCAGCAGAAGGCCGTCGAGCGCCTCATTCGCAGCGGAGCCAATGTGAATGCAATCGCATCGGGCGGCGGCACGGCAGCGTACTGGGCTGCGCTCGGTAAACACGATGAGATCGTTGCCTTGCTCACGCGCGCCGGGGCTGCGGACCCCGTATTTAACCGCGAACTTGCCGAAGCCGCGCTCACGAACGATGTTGTGCGAGCCGAAAAAGCCCTGCGCTCACCAAGCGTGAATATCGATATGGCAGATTTTGAGGGGCATTCGGCGCTCTTTTATGCGCTGAATGCGAACGCGACTGCCGTGGCTAAACTTCTGATTGAAAGCGGCAGCAGGGCAGACCAGCGTTCACGAGAGGGATACACACCCCTCATGGTCGCGGCTGCGCAGGGCGATGCGGCGCTTGTGCAACTGTTACTGAAAGACCGCAAAACGCTCGACGCAAGAGACCGGCTAGGTCGCACCGCGCTGATGCTCGCCGCCTGGAAAGGCCACACTGCGGTCGTCGAGCGGCTGCTCGCTGCGAAAGCCGATCTGAATGCGCAAGATAAAGACGGCTGGAGCCCGCTGATGTTCGCTGCATTCGCCGGGCAATCAGAGACTGCACGGCTGCTCATCAATGCCAGGGCTAAGACCCGCCTCAAGAACAGCAGCATGATGACAGCGGCCGATATCGCCTCGCAGCAGGGGGCCTTGCCAATCGCGCAGGCAATTCAGGCTGCGCGCTAA
- a CDS encoding NAD+ synthase produces the protein MAKLPELPTFNNEFIANALAEIVRSEVKKTGLSEAVLGVSGGIDSALSLAIAIRALGKENVTAVMMPYKSSNPDSLGDAEKLCAKFGVKAERVEITPMADAYFAREGEMSGTRKGNVMARLRMIVLYDLSARDASLVIGTSNKTEILLGYSTLWGDMASAVNPLGDLYKYQVFALSRHLGVIDEILKKAPSADLWSGQTDEGEMGFSYALADTILYYWLERSYSVAALKELVQAAGADVAVVEQVLRRVERNAYKRQMPLIAKISSVTIGREFRTPRDWGM, from the coding sequence ATGGCGAAGTTACCCGAACTACCCACATTCAACAATGAATTCATCGCAAACGCGCTCGCTGAAATCGTGCGCTCTGAGGTCAAAAAAACGGGCCTGAGCGAGGCCGTGCTCGGGGTTTCGGGCGGCATCGATTCGGCCCTGTCGCTCGCGATTGCGATTCGCGCCCTAGGCAAAGAGAACGTGACAGCGGTCATGATGCCCTATAAGAGCAGTAACCCTGATTCTCTGGGTGATGCAGAGAAACTCTGCGCAAAGTTTGGCGTGAAGGCCGAAAGGGTAGAAATTACGCCGATGGCCGACGCGTATTTTGCACGCGAAGGTGAGATGTCGGGTACGCGCAAGGGCAACGTGATGGCGCGGCTTCGCATGATAGTGCTCTATGACCTTTCGGCGCGCGACGCCTCGCTCGTGATCGGCACCAGCAACAAGACAGAAATATTGCTCGGCTATTCAACGCTGTGGGGCGACATGGCGTCGGCGGTGAACCCTTTGGGTGACCTGTACAAATACCAGGTGTTCGCGCTTTCGCGCCATCTCGGCGTTATCGATGAAATCTTAAAGAAAGCCCCGAGCGCTGACCTTTGGTCGGGTCAAACCGATGAGGGCGAGATGGGTTTTAGTTATGCGCTCGCTGACACGATTCTCTATTACTGGCTCGAGCGCAGTTATAGCGTCGCCGCGCTCAAAGAACTGGTGCAGGCAGCGGGCGCTGACGTGGCTGTGGTCGAGCAGGTACTGCGGCGCGTCGAGCGCAATGCCTACAAGCGGCAGATGCCCCTCATCGCGAAAATTTCTTCTGTTACGATTGGCCGTGAATTTCGCACACCCCGCGACTGGGGTATGTGA